A stretch of the Ornithodoros turicata isolate Travis chromosome 4, ASM3712646v1, whole genome shotgun sequence genome encodes the following:
- the LOC135391393 gene encoding uncharacterized protein LOC135391393 yields MVTCHLCPQHERQYYASIEGLQIHLANVHELQTPCIPFCETLCTLRNYTKRFELHLHDRDEAGHEVTTFFHEYEHYLANVLRHFGFPLRYFTFLKVELGRHTPDEELRLEIHFVPSKVRTVWSEGDVLPSIAQTSSEIAQTLENLEIQGSGFFLFRILACILNIGRLAPQLIGCSQFELPSELKRKYRSLLNVDYGLHEDEENMCFVFSVIAGLHPASHHRRRASSYRPYITQYVFPDTFPVAFPKDVEIFEKRNEISINVYAYEKEENYIYPIKVVDEERQKHVDLLLVDSHFVLIANFNGLFVPRGQFHCKRCTMGFCSEGSLKCHLSMCKQQKVAKTIYPKKGETLAFAGEHLMSEVPFYCVYDFESVLSPCLDSGNVYEDHIPSSFCLLVIRASDSYVLQKHLYRGPNCVTVFMELLHRLHDDILEWIRTIAPLEMTAENEQQHATASHCNVCQESFAKKQKVRDHDHVSGKFRQTLCNTCNLKLRVPPKIPIIAHNANYDLSFLLSHLHLLKKVDIKVIASSSQKFKAIDVGSYRFLDSLNFLNASLETLVKNLREKGEDNFRCLRQFFPNEEHFQLVVRKGVFCYNFVTTFEAYNELSLPPRDQFFNTLNGTEVSEEDYCHAQRVFEKFQLRNLGEYSDLYLLTDALLLADVFQGFRKWTLDFHKIEPFHFVSLPGLSMSCALKMSKVELELIHDPDAYLLIENGIRGGITQCSLRKATANVPGTEQFDPKSPSSLIHYIDVNGLYGSVMREPLPYGGFEWLTEDEITNLDITHLPDDAPMGYFLEVDLAYDKEIHQRHRDLPVAPEKMSVPYDLLSEYQKELMKKFHLPEKATDAKLLLTLFDKERYFLHYRNLQLYMHLGLRLTKVHRVLKFNQKPFLRSYVDFNHDLRKRATNAFESSQAKIAINSVYGRSCMQVRKFVNCRLTVTDEQVLRLLRKPNLKEFRPLSSHVILFQFSQSVLRMRQPLYLGFAILELSKLKMFDFYHNHLLRVAPDTRLLYMDTDSFIIKLSEEKALLELADKHLDNSSYDPDHPLYSAKNKMVLGMFKNEMPRDHILGFCCLKPKLYALELSSKKQYNRAKGVKHSEAQKLLYSLYTDALEYGRIHSIKQNLIVRKDNVNKSVSVTKIALNPLDTKRYICADGIETFPFGFHT; encoded by the coding sequence atggtgacctgtcacttatgtcctcaacacgaacgtcagtactatgcatcaatagagggactccaaattcatctggcaaacgttcacgaactccagacaccctgcataccattttgtgagactctctgcacactacggaactacacgaaacgcttcgagttgcatctacatgacagagacgaggcggggcatgaagtgacaacgttttttcatgagtatgaacactatcttgctaatgtattgcgacactttggattcccactgcgctacttcacatttcTTAAAGTAGAACTTGGGCGACATACGCCCGATGAGGAGTTACGACTTGAGATTCATTTTGTACCTTCTAAAGTGAGAACTGTTTGGTCAGAGGGAGATGTACTGCCTTCGATTGCACAGACGAGTAGTGAGATAGCACAAACattagaaaacttagaaattcaaggctccggtttttttctctttcgcattcttgcttgtattctaaacattggacgtttggctcctcaactaattggatgttcccaatttgagttaccgagtgaattgaaacgaaagtatcgttccctgttgaatgtggattacggactacatgaagatgaagagaacatgtgttttgtcttctccgtgattgctggactacatcctgcctcgcatcacaggcggagggcatcttcctacagaccatacataacacagtatgtatttcctgatacatttcccgtagctttcccaaaagatgtagagatatttgagaaacgtaatgaaattagcattaatgtgtacgcgtacgaaaaggaagaaaactacatttaccccatcaaagttgttgatgaggagcgtcagaaacatgtggacttgttactagttgactctcattttgtgctcatcgcaaattttaatggattgtttgttccacgtggacaatttcattgtaaaagatgtacaatgggcttctgctcagagggaagtctgaagtgtcatttaagtatgtgtaagcaacagaaagtagccaagaccatttacccaaagaagggagagacattagcatttgcaggggaacatctcatgtcagaagttcccttctactgtgtgtatgactttgaaagtgtgctgtcaccgtgtctggattcaggaaatgtgtatgaagatcacatcccctcttcattttgtctgttagtgatacgcgcatccgactcatatgtcctccaaaagcatctgtatcgtggacctaattgtgtcactgtctttatggagctactgcacagactccatgacgacattttggaatggatacgtacaattgcccctctagaaatgaccgcagaaaacgagcagcagcatgccacagcaagtcactgcaacgtttgccaggaatcttttgcaaagaagcaaaaagttcgtgaccatgaccatgtaagtggaaaatttcgacaaactttgtgtaacacctgtaacttgaaactgagagtgcctcctaagattccaatcattgcacacaatgccaactatgacttgagttttcttttgtctcacttgcatttgcttaagaaagtagacataaaggtgattgccagtagctcccaaaaattcaaggctatagacgttggctcttatcgattcctagatagtttaaacttcttgaatgcaagtctcgaaacattagtgaaaaatctacgtgagaaaggtgaagacaactttcgttgtcttcgtcaattttttccaaacgaagaacactttcaactagttgttcgcaaaggagtgttttgttacaattttgtcaccactttcgaagcctacaatgagctttctctacctcctcgggatcaattcttcaacactttgaatgggacagaagtaagtgaagaagattattgtcatgcacagagggtctttgaaaaatttcaactccgtaatctgggagagtattcagacctatatttactcacagacgcactgcttttagcagacgtgtttcagggctttcgtaagtggacacttgactttcacaagatcgaaccttttcactttgtgtctctgcccggattaagcatgtcttgcgctctaaaaatgagtaaggtagagctagagttgattcacgaccctgacgcgtacctgctgattgaaaatggcatacgaggaggtattacacagtgttcgctgaggaaagcgactgcaaatgtaccaggaacagagcagtttgaccccaaaagcccaagtagcttgatccactacatagacgttaatgggctttacggttcagtaatgagagaaccactaccttacggaggtttcgagtggctcacagaggatgaaatcacgaacttggatataacacacctcccagatgacgcacctatgggttacttcctcgaggtagatctagcatatgacaaagaaatccaccaacggcacagagatctgccagttgcccccgagaaaatgtcagttccctatgatctgctgtcagagtatcaaaaggaattgatgaagaagtttcaccttcctgagaaagctaccgatgcaaaattactgttgacattattcgacaaagagagatattttctacactatcgcaatctgcagttgtatatgcatttgggcttgcgtctcaccaaagttcacagggttctaaagttcaatcaaaagccctttctccgatcctatgtggacttcaatcacgatcttcgaaaacgagctacgaatgccttcgaaagctcccaagctaagattgcaattaatagcgtgtacggacgttcgtgtatgcaggttagaaagtttgtaaactgtcgtctcacagtaaccgacgaacaagtgctcagactcctacgcaaaccaaacctaaaggagttccgaccgctgagctctcatgttatcctcttccaattctctcaatctgtgctccgcatgagacagccactgtacctaggattcgcgatactggaactgtccaagctgaagatgtttgatttttaccacaaccaccttcttcgtgtagctccagatactagactgttgtatatggacacagattccttcatcataaagttgagtgaagagaaagcgcttctcgaactagctgacaagcatctggataactctagctatgaccccgatcatccgttatattccgcgaaaaataagatggtactgggaatgtttaaaaacgagatgcctcgtgatcacattctcggtttctgttgtctaaaaccaaaactgtacgctctcgaactgagtagcaaaaagcagtacaaccgtgcgaaaggtgtgaaacattctgaagcacagaagcttctttattccctgtacaccgacgctcttgagtatggcagaatacactctattaaacagaacctgatcgtgcgcaaagacaatgtaaacaaaagtgtctcagtgacaaagattgctctcaaccctttggatacaaagcgttacatttgtgcagatggaattgaaacgttcccttttggttttcacacctaa